Sequence from the Curtobacterium sp. MCLR17_007 genome:
TCTCGGAGCACAGGTTCGACATGTTGATCCGGCCCTTGATCGGGTTGGCCTTGTTCACCGTGTCCTCGAACACGATGTACGGGTAGCCCGACTCGAACTGGATCTCCGCGATGGTCTGGAAGAACTCGCGCGCCTTGATCTTCGTCTTCTTGATGCGCGAGTCGTCGACCATCGCGCGGTAGTTCTCGGAGATCGGGACGTCGCCGAAGGGGACGCCGTAGACCTTCTCGACGTCGTACGGCGAGAACAGGTACATGTCCTCGTTGTTCTTCGCGAGCTCGAACGTGATGTCCGGCACGACGACGCCGAGGGACAGCGTCTTGATGCGGATCTTCTCGTCGGCGTTCTCGCGCTTGGTGTCGAGGAACTTCATGATGTCCGGGTGGTGGGCGCTGAGGTAGACCGCACCGGCACCCTGACGCGCACCGAGCTGGTTCGCGTAGGAGAAGGAGTCTTCCAGCAGCTTCATCACGGGGATAATGCCCGAGGACTGGTTCTCGATCTGCTTGATCGGGGCGCCGGCCTCGCGGATGTTGGAGAGCAGCAGGGCCACGCCGCCGCCGCGCTTCGAGAGCTGCAGCGAGGAGTTGATCCCGCGGGAGATCGACTCCATGTTGTCTTCGATGCGCAGCAAGAAGCAGGAGACGAGCTCACCGCGCTGCGCCTTCGCGGTGTTGAGGAACGTCGGGGTGGCGGGCTGGAAGCGGCCGGCGACGATCTCCTCGACGAGGTCGATCGCGAGCTGCTCGTTGCCCTGGGCCAGACCGAGCGCGGTCATGACGACGCGGTCCTCGAAGCGCTCCAGGTACCGCTTGCCGTCGAACGTCTTGAGCGTGTAGCTCGTGTAGTACTTGAACGCACCGAGGAACGTCTGGAACCGGAACTTCTTGGAGTACGCCAGGTCGTTGAGCTGCTGGATGAACTCGAGCGAGTACTGGTCGATCGTCGCCTGCTCGTAGTACTCGTTCTCGACCAGGTAGTCCAGCCGCTCCTTCAGGTTGTGGAAGAAGACGGTGTTCTGGTTGACGTGCTGCAGGAAGAACTGCTTGGCAGCTTCGCGGTCCTTGTCGAACTGGATGTTGCCGTTCGCGTCGTAGAGGTTGAGCATCGCGTTGAGGGAGTGGTAGTCCATCCCCGTCGTCGGCGACGTCAGATCGACGTCTGCAACTGCTGCGTCCAAAATGCATCCAATCCTGAGTTGACCGCGGACACGTCGTCCGGCGTGCCGAAGAGTTCGAAGCGGTAGAGCACGGGCACGTGGCACTTGCGAGCGACCACGTCGCCCGCCAGCCCGTAGGCCTCACCGAAGTTCGTGTTCCCCCCGACGACGACGCCCCGGATCAGTGACCGGTTGTGTTCGTCGTTGAGGAACTTGATGACCTGCTTGGGGACCGCTCCCTCGCCGTTGCCGCCACCGTAGGTGGGGAGGACGAGGACGTACGGTTCGTCCACGTGCAGGAACGGTTCGCTCGGGTAGAGCGGGATCCGGTCCGCGTCGCGGCCGAGCTTCTCGATGAAGCGTGCGGTGTACCCGGACACGCTCGAGAAGTAGACGAGTCGGCTCATGCTGCGCTCCCCGTGGAGAAGGTGCGGACTGACGGACCGGAGGGTGTCCCGGGGTGGTGGGTCGAGCCTCCTGATCGAGTTCGGTCCACCACCCGCCGGACGGGTGACGCGTTACGCCAGTTCGGCGCTGAGCGTGGCGATCTTGTCGGGGCGGAAGCCCGACCAGTGGTCGTCGTCGGTGACGACGACGGGGGCCTGCAGGTAGCCGAGGCTCTTGACGTGCTCGAGCGCGGCTTCGTCCGTGGAGACGTCGTGCACCTCGTACTCGATGCCCTTGTTGTCGAGGGCCCGGTACGTCGCGGTGCACTGGACGCAGGACGGCTTGGTGTAGACGGTGACGGCCATGTTTACCCCTGGTTCTGGGCTCGAATCCGGGCCCGAAGTTCTGGTGCTGTGCTGAGCACGACGCTACTACATGTTGTGCTCGATGATCGGTTGGACCACTAGAGGAAGTGTTACACCCCTGTAGTTCTCCACAACGCCATCCACAGTCTGTGGATTCCCCACAGCCCCGGATTTCCGCCAGTGTGGCAGCGACCACCGACACTCCCAACAGCCTGTGGAGGGGGTTGTCCCGAGGTGTGGAAACGGACGATCCGTACCCCTGCGTCGGCGTGTCTGAGAACGCCTCGCCGACGGCCTCCCGACCGCGCTCCCCCGGACGGGTGACACGGCCCGCGCGCCTGGCCGTCCGGTCCGTACACTCCTCTTGTGAGTACGTACGGGCCCCTGCTGAAGACCCCCGGGGTGGGTCGTGTGATCGCTGCCCAGCTCACCGCGCGCTTCCCGTTCGGCATGCTCTCGCTGGCGTACCTGCTGCACGTCGAGCACATCTTCGGCTCGTACGGATCCGCCGGCCTGGTGCTCGCGACCACCAGCGTCGGCCAGGCCATCGCCGGACCGCTCACCAGCCGCTGGATGGGCAGCTGGGGCATGCGGCCCGTGCTCATCCTGACCAGCCTGGTCGCGCTCGCGAGCATGGGCGTCATCGCCTTCGTGCTGATGCCGCTGTGGGCCTACGTCGTCATCGGGTTCATCGGCGGGCTCGCCGTCCCGCCCGTGCAGCCGGCGGTCCGCACCATCTACCCGAAGATGGTCACGTCGTCGCAGCTCACACCCCTGTTCTCGCTCGACGCCAGCGCGCAGGAGCTGATCTGGGTCGCCGGCCCGGTCATCACCACGTTCGTCGCGACGCAGATCGGCACCGTCGAGGCGATCGTCGTCGCGATGGTGTTCCTGGTGATCGGCGGGATCTGGTTCATCGCCTCCCCCGAGCTCGGCCGTGTCCGCATCCCCCGTTCCAAGCGCGCGTTCGGTGTCGTGCTCCGGCGTCCGTCCGTCGTCGTCGCCACGCTGACCGGGCTGCTGCTGATCGGGGCGTGCGCCGCGGTCGAGGCCGGCGTGATCAGCGCGTTCGGCGAGGGCAGCCCGAACGCCGGCATCGTCCTGGCGATCTTCGCGATCGGCTCGCTCGTCGGCGGGCTGGCGTTCGGCCACCGCCCCATCGCGCCGAACTCCCTCTGGGCTCGCATGCTCATCGTGTTCATCGGCCTCGGGCTCGCCACGTTCGGCACCGGGTTCTGGTGGCTCGCGTTCGCGC
This genomic interval carries:
- the nrdE gene encoding class 1b ribonucleoside-diphosphate reductase subunit alpha, with amino-acid sequence MDYHSLNAMLNLYDANGNIQFDKDREAAKQFFLQHVNQNTVFFHNLKERLDYLVENEYYEQATIDQYSLEFIQQLNDLAYSKKFRFQTFLGAFKYYTSYTLKTFDGKRYLERFEDRVVMTALGLAQGNEQLAIDLVEEIVAGRFQPATPTFLNTAKAQRGELVSCFLLRIEDNMESISRGINSSLQLSKRGGGVALLLSNIREAGAPIKQIENQSSGIIPVMKLLEDSFSYANQLGARQGAGAVYLSAHHPDIMKFLDTKRENADEKIRIKTLSLGVVVPDITFELAKNNEDMYLFSPYDVEKVYGVPFGDVPISENYRAMVDDSRIKKTKIKAREFFQTIAEIQFESGYPYIVFEDTVNKANPIKGRINMSNLCSEILQVNTPTTFNEDLSYKEIGKDISCNLGSLNIALTMDSPDFGKTIETAIRGLTSVSQMSHISSVRSVEDGNDKSHAIGLGQMNLHGYLARERVYYGSEEGIDFTNIYFYTVLFHALRASNNIAIETGETFDGFRDSKYASGEFFDKYTDQAWTPATQRVASLFDNANITIPTQDDWKALKASIQQHGIYNQNLQAVPPTGSISYINHSTSSIHPIASKIEIRKEGKLGRVYYPAPFMTNDNLDYYQDAYEIGAEKIIDTYAAATQHVDQGLSLTLFFKDTATTRDINKAQIYAWRKGIKTIYYIRLRQLALEGTEVEGCVSCML
- the nrdI gene encoding class Ib ribonucleoside-diphosphate reductase assembly flavoprotein NrdI — encoded protein: MSRLVYFSSVSGYTARFIEKLGRDADRIPLYPSEPFLHVDEPYVLVLPTYGGGNGEGAVPKQVIKFLNDEHNRSLIRGVVVGGNTNFGEAYGLAGDVVARKCHVPVLYRFELFGTPDDVSAVNSGLDAFWTQQLQTSI
- the nrdH gene encoding glutaredoxin-like protein NrdH is translated as MAVTVYTKPSCVQCTATYRALDNKGIEYEVHDVSTDEAALEHVKSLGYLQAPVVVTDDDHWSGFRPDKIATLSAELA
- a CDS encoding MFS transporter; the encoded protein is MSTYGPLLKTPGVGRVIAAQLTARFPFGMLSLAYLLHVEHIFGSYGSAGLVLATTSVGQAIAGPLTSRWMGSWGMRPVLILTSLVALASMGVIAFVLMPLWAYVVIGFIGGLAVPPVQPAVRTIYPKMVTSSQLTPLFSLDASAQELIWVAGPVITTFVATQIGTVEAIVVAMVFLVIGGIWFIASPELGRVRIPRSKRAFGVVLRRPSVVVATLTGLLLIGACAAVEAGVISAFGEGSPNAGIVLAIFAIGSLVGGLAFGHRPIAPNSLWARMLIVFIGLGLATFGTGFWWLAFALLIAGGGIAPALTVMFGSVSATVKFSDTAEAYGWMGTGQLIGAAGGSAVAGFLIDLHGATGGLVVGAAAAFVGVLLPLVAKRWLPDLRGRDASPIPDTEPVVLPT